One Phaseolus vulgaris cultivar G19833 chromosome 11, P. vulgaris v2.0, whole genome shotgun sequence genomic window carries:
- the LOC137811314 gene encoding uncharacterized protein isoform X2, whose protein sequence is MNLVRELEKDLRIANVICMNGRRHLTSSMNEVSRDLIVNSYSKKKQALLDMLPTLLELQRALDMQSTLESLVEEGNYWKAFQVLSEYLQLLDSLSELSAIQEMSRGVEVWLGRTLQKLDALLLGVCQEFKEDGYITVIDAYALIGDTAGLAEKIQSFFMQEVISETHSVLKAVVHEDEEDLLQNSRLTYSDLCLRIPDSKFRQCLLRTLAVLFDLMCSYHEIMDFQLERKDTVENSNKCNEEISCSPGEAQEVDSDARACNNSLSSSGDILHGSSSREESATMSSLTETSGSAYSDSPDPIKEAGKEDSATLSNESPWYHLRKEATTFVSQTLQRGRRNLWHLTASRVSVLLSSAAVCTASIHQFLKNYEELSVFILTGEAFCGIEAVEFRQKLKAVCENYFTAFHRQNVHALKMVLEKETWLKLPLETVQMISFAGLIGDGAPLISLTSGKSINVGAFHSHKSVNMVHTGARKNGFSHWIKSGNPFLQKLPTSNEGHGCSQPNGSVRGESDGSSTKYFYDDRTPRKNDSNHINGANSVSEDENEDLLADFIDEDSQLPSRSSQPHHSRTFSSHANDEENTTQTGSSLCLLKSMDKYARLMQKLELVNVEFFKGICQLFEIFFYNIYETFGQQNASSSGKSSTNSLNYRLRTALSRVNQDCEEWIKSQLSSPTSLTELTPTNPPNANFGHSSGTSLGLTERCVAVDTISLVARILNRSKAHLQSMLLQSNSTILEDFYVHLVDAVPDLTEHVHRTTVRLLLHINGYVDRVANCKWELKELGMEHNGYVDLLLGEFKHYKTRLAHGGIRKEIQGLLLDYGLEIVAETLVEGLSRVKRCSDEGRALMSLDLQVLINGLQHFVSLNVKPKLQMVETFIKAYYLPETEYVHWARAHPEYSKSQIIGLINLVATMKGWKRKTRLDILEKIE, encoded by the exons ATGAATTTGGTCAGAGAATTGGAAAAAGACTTAAGAATTGCAAACGTCATCTGTATG AATGGAAGAAGACACCTGACATCGTCTATGAATGAGGTTTCAAGGGATCTGATAGTGAATTCTTATTCCAAAAAGAAACAGGCTCTTCTG GACATGCTTCCAACCTTGCTTGAACTTCAACGTGCTTTGGACATGCAATCAACACTTGAATCCCTTGTAGAGGAAGGGAATTATTGGAAG GCATTTCAAGTTCTATCTGAGTATTTGCAACTCTTAGATAGTTTGTCAGAGCTTTCAGCAATACAAGAAATGAGTCGTGGTGTGGAG GTTTGGCTGGGAAGAACTTTGCAGAAGCTGGATGCTCTTTTATTGGGAGTATGTCAAGAATTCAAGGAGGATGGCTATATAACA GTAATTGATGCATATGCATTAATAGGGGATACTGCTGGTCTTGCTGAAAAGATACAGAGTTTCTTCATGCAAGAAGTTATATCAGAAACACACTCTGTATTAAAGGCTGTTGTGCATGAG GACGAGGAGGACCTTTTGCAAAATAGTAG GCTCACTTACAGCGATCTATGCCTCAGAATACCTGATTCAAAGTTCAGGCAATGCTTATTAAGAACTCTGGCTGTTCTATTTGACCTTATGTGTTCATACCATGAAATTATGGATTTCCAGCTAGAAAGAAAG GACACAGTAGAAAATTCAAATAAGTGCAATGAAGAAATTTCCTGTAGTCCAGGTGAGGCTCAGGAAGTTGATTCAGATGCAAGAGCCTGCAATAATTCTTTGTCCAGTTCTGGAGATATATTACATGGTTCATCTTCTAGGGAGGAATCTGCAACAATGAGCTCACTGACTGAAACTAGTGGTTCAGCATACAGTGATTCTCCTGATCCAATTAAGGAGGCTGGAAAGGAGGACAGTGCAACATTAAGCAATGAATCCCCTTGGTACCATCTTCGCAAAGAAGCTACAACATTTGTGTCACAGACCCTTCAGAGAGGGCGAAGGAATTTGTGGCATCTCACTGCAAGTCGCGTGTCAGTTTTGCTTTCTTCTGCTGCAGTTTGTACTGCTAGCATTCATCAATTCTTGAAAAATTATGAAGAACTCAGTGTCTTTATTTTGACTGGGGAAGCCTTTTGTGGAATTGAAGCAGTTGAATTTAGGCAGAAGTTAAAGGCTGTTTGTGAAAACTATTTCACAGCTTTTCATCGGCAAAATGTGCAT GCACTAAAAATGGTTTTGGAGAAAGAGACTTGGCTAAAATTACCTCTAGAAACAGTACAAATGATCAGTTTTGCAGGACTTATTGGTGATGGTGCACCCTTGATTTCTTTAACCAGTGGCAAATCAATTAATGTCGGCGCATTTCATTCCCATAAATCCGTGAATATGGTTCATACTGGTGCAAGGAAAAATGGGTTTTCTCACTGGATCAAAAGTGGAAACCCTTTCTTGCAAAAATTACCAACCTCCAATGAAGGTCATGGTTGCTCCCAACCTAATGGATCAGTTCGTGGTGAATCTGATGGAAGTTCAACCAAATACTTTTATGATGATAGAACACCCAGAAAGAACGATTCCAATCACATAAATGGTGCCAATTCTGTTTCAGAAGATGAAAATGAGGATCTTCTTGCTGACTTCATTGATGAAGACAGCCAACTACCAAGTCGAAGTTCTCAACCCCATCATTCAAGAACTTTTTCTTCACATGCTAATGATGAAGAGAATACAACACAAACTGGATCTTCTCTGTGTCTTTTAAA GTCTATGGATAAATATGCAAGGCTTATGCAGAAATTGGAATTGGTAAATGTTGAGTTCTTTAAG GGAATATGCCAATtgtttgaaatatttttctataatatatATGAAACATTTGGTCAGCAAAACGCTAGTTCAAGTGGAAAAAGCTCAACTAACTCTCTTAATT ATCGCTTGAGAACAGCTTTATCGAGAGTAAACCAAGATTGTGAAGAGTGGATTAAATCTCAATTGTCTTCACCAACATCTTTGACAGAGTTGACTCCTACAAACCCACCCAATGCGAATTTTGGTCATTCCTCAGGGACTTCTTTGGGTCTAACG GAAAGATGCGTGGCTGTTGACACTATATCTCTTGTTGCTCGAATACTGAATAGATCTAAAGCTCATCTCCAATCAATGCTCTTGCAAAGTAATTCAACCATACTCGAGGATTTCTACGTTCATTTG GTGGATGCTGTACCAGATCTTACAGAACATGTTCACCGGACTACAGTGAGGTTATTGTTGCACATTAATGG ATATGTTGATCGTGTTGCCAACTGTAAATGGGAATTAAAAGAGCTTGGCATGGAGCATAATgg ATACGTTGATTTGTTGCTGGGGGAGTTTAAGCATTATAAAACAAGACTTGCTCATGGAGGAATTCGTAAAGAG ATTCAAGGCCTATTATTGGATTATGGGCTTGAAATTGTGGCAGAAACTCTTGTTGAAGGACTTTCAAGGGTGAAGAGATGTAGTGATGAAGGACGAGCTCTTATGTCGTTAGATCTTCAG GTTTTGATTAATGGATTACAGCATTTTGTGTCGCTGAATGTGAAGCCCAAGCTTCAAATGGTTGAAACTTTCATCAAG GCTTACTACCTTCCTGAGACAGAATATGTGCACTGGGCTCGAGCACACCCA GAATACAGTAAAAGCCAGATTATTGGACTGATCAACCTTGTTGCCACTATGAAGGGTTGGAAGAGGAAAACCAGGTTGGATATACTGGAAAAGATTGAATGA
- the LOC137811314 gene encoding uncharacterized protein isoform X1, giving the protein MQPNLFPFGSVLGNPFIFNGDLSEGGIDSSRVFFLLPFFLLSQGGAMDLSKVGEKILSSVRSARSIGLLPPVPDRPEVPARAAAAAAVARALAGLPPHQRYSFSSSSEELSSIYGSRPQGQIVEELEDEFYEEDFDPIKHILEHVPADESELTYFEKQAALRLVQLDKVAEHLSRHVMEHHEVMVKGMNLVRELEKDLRIANVICMNGRRHLTSSMNEVSRDLIVNSYSKKKQALLDMLPTLLELQRALDMQSTLESLVEEGNYWKAFQVLSEYLQLLDSLSELSAIQEMSRGVEVWLGRTLQKLDALLLGVCQEFKEDGYITVIDAYALIGDTAGLAEKIQSFFMQEVISETHSVLKAVVHEDEEDLLQNSRLTYSDLCLRIPDSKFRQCLLRTLAVLFDLMCSYHEIMDFQLERKDTVENSNKCNEEISCSPGEAQEVDSDARACNNSLSSSGDILHGSSSREESATMSSLTETSGSAYSDSPDPIKEAGKEDSATLSNESPWYHLRKEATTFVSQTLQRGRRNLWHLTASRVSVLLSSAAVCTASIHQFLKNYEELSVFILTGEAFCGIEAVEFRQKLKAVCENYFTAFHRQNVHALKMVLEKETWLKLPLETVQMISFAGLIGDGAPLISLTSGKSINVGAFHSHKSVNMVHTGARKNGFSHWIKSGNPFLQKLPTSNEGHGCSQPNGSVRGESDGSSTKYFYDDRTPRKNDSNHINGANSVSEDENEDLLADFIDEDSQLPSRSSQPHHSRTFSSHANDEENTTQTGSSLCLLKSMDKYARLMQKLELVNVEFFKGICQLFEIFFYNIYETFGQQNASSSGKSSTNSLNYRLRTALSRVNQDCEEWIKSQLSSPTSLTELTPTNPPNANFGHSSGTSLGLTERCVAVDTISLVARILNRSKAHLQSMLLQSNSTILEDFYVHLVDAVPDLTEHVHRTTVRLLLHINGYVDRVANCKWELKELGMEHNGYVDLLLGEFKHYKTRLAHGGIRKEIQGLLLDYGLEIVAETLVEGLSRVKRCSDEGRALMSLDLQVLINGLQHFVSLNVKPKLQMVETFIKAYYLPETEYVHWARAHPEYSKSQIIGLINLVATMKGWKRKTRLDILEKIE; this is encoded by the exons ATGCAGCCGAACTTGTTTCCCTTTGGAAGCGTGCTGGGGAATCCGTTCATTTTCAATGGTGATTTGAGTGAGGGAGGAATCGATAGCTCTAGGGTTTTCTTCTTGCTACCGTTCTTCTTGCTCTCCCAGGGAGGAGCAATGGATTTGTCCAAGGTCGGAGAAAAAATCTTGAGCTCCGTTAGGTCCGCGAGATCTATCGGATTGCTCCCTCCAGTTCCTGATCGTCCCGAG GTTCCAGCTCGAGCTGCAGCAGCTGCTGCTGTAGCTCGTGCTCTTGCAGGGTTACCTCCTCATCAGAGATATAGTTTTTCATCAAGTTCAGAAGAACTGAGTTCCATATATGGAAGCAGACCTCAAGGCCAAATAGTGGAGGAGCTGGAGGATGAATTCTATGAAGAG GACTTTGATCCAATTAAGCATATTTTAGAGCATGTTCCAGCTGATGAGAGTGAGCtaacatattttgaaaaacag GCTGCCCTTAGATTGGTACAACTTGATAAAGTGGCGGAACATTTATCTCGCCATGTTATGGAGCATCATGAAGTAATGG TGAAGGGGATGAATTTGGTCAGAGAATTGGAAAAAGACTTAAGAATTGCAAACGTCATCTGTATG AATGGAAGAAGACACCTGACATCGTCTATGAATGAGGTTTCAAGGGATCTGATAGTGAATTCTTATTCCAAAAAGAAACAGGCTCTTCTG GACATGCTTCCAACCTTGCTTGAACTTCAACGTGCTTTGGACATGCAATCAACACTTGAATCCCTTGTAGAGGAAGGGAATTATTGGAAG GCATTTCAAGTTCTATCTGAGTATTTGCAACTCTTAGATAGTTTGTCAGAGCTTTCAGCAATACAAGAAATGAGTCGTGGTGTGGAG GTTTGGCTGGGAAGAACTTTGCAGAAGCTGGATGCTCTTTTATTGGGAGTATGTCAAGAATTCAAGGAGGATGGCTATATAACA GTAATTGATGCATATGCATTAATAGGGGATACTGCTGGTCTTGCTGAAAAGATACAGAGTTTCTTCATGCAAGAAGTTATATCAGAAACACACTCTGTATTAAAGGCTGTTGTGCATGAG GACGAGGAGGACCTTTTGCAAAATAGTAG GCTCACTTACAGCGATCTATGCCTCAGAATACCTGATTCAAAGTTCAGGCAATGCTTATTAAGAACTCTGGCTGTTCTATTTGACCTTATGTGTTCATACCATGAAATTATGGATTTCCAGCTAGAAAGAAAG GACACAGTAGAAAATTCAAATAAGTGCAATGAAGAAATTTCCTGTAGTCCAGGTGAGGCTCAGGAAGTTGATTCAGATGCAAGAGCCTGCAATAATTCTTTGTCCAGTTCTGGAGATATATTACATGGTTCATCTTCTAGGGAGGAATCTGCAACAATGAGCTCACTGACTGAAACTAGTGGTTCAGCATACAGTGATTCTCCTGATCCAATTAAGGAGGCTGGAAAGGAGGACAGTGCAACATTAAGCAATGAATCCCCTTGGTACCATCTTCGCAAAGAAGCTACAACATTTGTGTCACAGACCCTTCAGAGAGGGCGAAGGAATTTGTGGCATCTCACTGCAAGTCGCGTGTCAGTTTTGCTTTCTTCTGCTGCAGTTTGTACTGCTAGCATTCATCAATTCTTGAAAAATTATGAAGAACTCAGTGTCTTTATTTTGACTGGGGAAGCCTTTTGTGGAATTGAAGCAGTTGAATTTAGGCAGAAGTTAAAGGCTGTTTGTGAAAACTATTTCACAGCTTTTCATCGGCAAAATGTGCAT GCACTAAAAATGGTTTTGGAGAAAGAGACTTGGCTAAAATTACCTCTAGAAACAGTACAAATGATCAGTTTTGCAGGACTTATTGGTGATGGTGCACCCTTGATTTCTTTAACCAGTGGCAAATCAATTAATGTCGGCGCATTTCATTCCCATAAATCCGTGAATATGGTTCATACTGGTGCAAGGAAAAATGGGTTTTCTCACTGGATCAAAAGTGGAAACCCTTTCTTGCAAAAATTACCAACCTCCAATGAAGGTCATGGTTGCTCCCAACCTAATGGATCAGTTCGTGGTGAATCTGATGGAAGTTCAACCAAATACTTTTATGATGATAGAACACCCAGAAAGAACGATTCCAATCACATAAATGGTGCCAATTCTGTTTCAGAAGATGAAAATGAGGATCTTCTTGCTGACTTCATTGATGAAGACAGCCAACTACCAAGTCGAAGTTCTCAACCCCATCATTCAAGAACTTTTTCTTCACATGCTAATGATGAAGAGAATACAACACAAACTGGATCTTCTCTGTGTCTTTTAAA GTCTATGGATAAATATGCAAGGCTTATGCAGAAATTGGAATTGGTAAATGTTGAGTTCTTTAAG GGAATATGCCAATtgtttgaaatatttttctataatatatATGAAACATTTGGTCAGCAAAACGCTAGTTCAAGTGGAAAAAGCTCAACTAACTCTCTTAATT ATCGCTTGAGAACAGCTTTATCGAGAGTAAACCAAGATTGTGAAGAGTGGATTAAATCTCAATTGTCTTCACCAACATCTTTGACAGAGTTGACTCCTACAAACCCACCCAATGCGAATTTTGGTCATTCCTCAGGGACTTCTTTGGGTCTAACG GAAAGATGCGTGGCTGTTGACACTATATCTCTTGTTGCTCGAATACTGAATAGATCTAAAGCTCATCTCCAATCAATGCTCTTGCAAAGTAATTCAACCATACTCGAGGATTTCTACGTTCATTTG GTGGATGCTGTACCAGATCTTACAGAACATGTTCACCGGACTACAGTGAGGTTATTGTTGCACATTAATGG ATATGTTGATCGTGTTGCCAACTGTAAATGGGAATTAAAAGAGCTTGGCATGGAGCATAATgg ATACGTTGATTTGTTGCTGGGGGAGTTTAAGCATTATAAAACAAGACTTGCTCATGGAGGAATTCGTAAAGAG ATTCAAGGCCTATTATTGGATTATGGGCTTGAAATTGTGGCAGAAACTCTTGTTGAAGGACTTTCAAGGGTGAAGAGATGTAGTGATGAAGGACGAGCTCTTATGTCGTTAGATCTTCAG GTTTTGATTAATGGATTACAGCATTTTGTGTCGCTGAATGTGAAGCCCAAGCTTCAAATGGTTGAAACTTTCATCAAG GCTTACTACCTTCCTGAGACAGAATATGTGCACTGGGCTCGAGCACACCCA GAATACAGTAAAAGCCAGATTATTGGACTGATCAACCTTGTTGCCACTATGAAGGGTTGGAAGAGGAAAACCAGGTTGGATATACTGGAAAAGATTGAATGA